A section of the Paenibacillus aurantius genome encodes:
- the fliI gene encoding flagellar protein export ATPase FliI, with translation MTNFPDFSKYAEELRRLDPVVVNGKVTQVIGLTVESEGPDASVGDVCHIYPYKSDKPIKAEVVGFRNNKVILMPLGELHSIGPGCEVVSTGKPLTVQVGHELLGQVLDGLGQPLDGSVLPAQMTHYSTHNAPGNPLKRPRVLEPISVGVRCIDGLLTIGKGQRVGIFAGSGVGKSTLLGMIARNTSADVNVIALIGERGREVLDFIERDLGPEGLARSVVIVATSDQPALIRIKGALIATSIAEYFRDKGLNVMLMMDSVTRYAMAQREVGLAVGEPPATRGYTPSVFATLPKLLERSGTGPKGSITAFYTVLVDGDDMNEPIADAVRGILDGHIVLDRSLANKGHYPAIEVLSSVSRVMKEIVPREQQDAANFLKRMLSIYKDSEDLINIGAYQRGSNAEIDASLQYIQSIWAFTRQRTDEKVNYLEAQERLLAEFNGG, from the coding sequence ATGACGAACTTTCCTGATTTTTCCAAGTATGCCGAGGAGTTAAGAAGGCTGGATCCGGTGGTGGTCAATGGGAAAGTCACACAGGTGATCGGGCTCACGGTAGAATCCGAAGGACCTGATGCGAGCGTAGGCGATGTGTGCCACATCTACCCTTACAAATCGGACAAGCCCATCAAGGCTGAAGTGGTCGGATTTCGCAACAACAAGGTCATCCTGATGCCCCTTGGAGAGCTGCATTCCATCGGACCGGGGTGTGAGGTGGTCAGTACGGGGAAGCCCCTCACCGTTCAAGTGGGGCATGAGCTTCTCGGACAAGTGCTCGACGGTCTCGGCCAGCCGCTTGACGGCAGCGTCCTTCCGGCTCAGATGACTCATTATTCGACGCATAATGCGCCCGGCAATCCCCTGAAGAGGCCGAGGGTTCTCGAACCCATAAGCGTCGGGGTGCGCTGCATCGACGGTCTCCTAACCATCGGCAAAGGACAGCGCGTAGGAATCTTCGCGGGGTCCGGCGTCGGCAAGAGCACCCTGCTCGGGATGATTGCCCGCAACACATCCGCCGATGTCAATGTCATCGCCTTGATCGGAGAGAGGGGGCGGGAGGTGCTGGATTTTATCGAGCGGGATTTGGGGCCGGAAGGCTTGGCCCGTTCCGTCGTCATCGTGGCTACCTCCGATCAGCCCGCCCTTATCCGGATCAAAGGAGCGCTTATTGCAACAAGCATTGCGGAGTATTTCCGGGACAAAGGCTTGAACGTCATGCTTATGATGGATTCCGTCACCCGCTATGCCATGGCCCAGCGTGAAGTCGGTCTTGCGGTCGGAGAACCTCCCGCTACAAGGGGATACACGCCGTCCGTTTTCGCCACGCTCCCCAAGCTGCTGGAGCGTTCCGGGACCGGACCCAAAGGGTCCATCACCGCTTTTTATACCGTACTCGTGGATGGAGACGACATGAACGAGCCCATAGCCGATGCGGTGCGGGGAATCCTGGACGGGCATATCGTGCTTGACCGGAGCCTGGCCAACAAGGGGCATTATCCGGCTATCGAGGTTCTGTCAAGCGTCAGCCGGGTGATGAAGGAAATTGTTCCCCGGGAGCAGCAGGATGCCGCCAATTTTCTAAAACGAATGCTTTCTATTTATAAAGATTCGGAAGACCTCATTAATATTGGGGCGTACCAGAGAGGCTCCAATGCAGAAATTGATGCTTCCCTGCAATACATTCAATCCATTTGGGCTTTTACCCGCCAGAGAACCGATGAGAAGGTCAATTATTTGGAAGCTCAAGAGCGGCTCTTGGCCGAATTTAACGGAGGTTGA
- the fliJ gene encoding flagellar export protein FliJ: MSRFRYSFQKIVDLKTNEKTQAEWILSSAVNDLRVEEDQLSDLKHHKSEVQETLVSAAANRTTVSELMLYQKYLDHIDHQILNKNAAVRAAQINVEDKQSNLTAKMREEKVWSKAREKAKLHFTAALLKKDQEALDEMSVSRHKQPS; encoded by the coding sequence GTGTCGCGGTTTCGCTATTCCTTTCAGAAGATAGTGGATTTGAAAACCAATGAGAAAACCCAAGCGGAATGGATTCTCTCCTCTGCGGTAAATGACCTGCGGGTCGAAGAAGATCAGCTTTCCGATCTTAAGCATCACAAATCGGAAGTACAGGAAACGCTCGTTTCGGCTGCGGCCAACCGGACCACGGTATCCGAGCTGATGCTTTATCAGAAATATCTCGATCACATCGACCATCAGATCCTTAACAAGAATGCCGCTGTCCGGGCGGCGCAAATCAATGTCGAAGATAAGCAGAGCAACCTTACCGCCAAAATGAGAGAAGAGAAGGTTTGGTCCAAAGCAAGGGAGAAGGCCAAGCTTCATTTTACGGCTGCTCTTCTCAAAAAGGACCAGGAAGCGTTGGACGAAATGTCCGTGTCGCGTCACAAGCAGCCGTCATAG
- a CDS encoding MotE family protein produces the protein METEMDKPELSAFERFLYWFLVPIVFVLVLIVVLLTLFDYDVKDSLLKAANRVPVVSKLVPDPAAGALSGSGEKPAEQAKAQDKTVADLTAKLGEKDNELKKSDELFLQKDQTIKDLQAKVAQLEEQLKSKAKTDEEYHAQIQQTASMYTKMNPSKAAPIMENLTLKEQVLLFSEMKPDDRVKILEKMDPKKAAEASIYLKDLTPVKDREIAALQERIQLNDNSAKAGQKLTTTDLGQTFSNMTPKSAAAVLVEMYAVNPTKVLDILTATDTQARSKIMSALADANKDTAAKITSKLGS, from the coding sequence TTGGAAACGGAAATGGACAAGCCGGAGTTAAGCGCATTTGAACGATTCTTATACTGGTTTCTCGTTCCGATCGTCTTTGTTCTTGTGCTGATCGTCGTCCTCCTGACACTGTTTGATTATGACGTCAAGGACAGCCTGCTGAAAGCCGCCAACCGCGTTCCGGTTGTGAGCAAGCTTGTTCCTGATCCGGCGGCGGGCGCGTTATCCGGGAGTGGGGAGAAGCCGGCGGAACAGGCCAAAGCCCAGGACAAGACGGTAGCGGACTTAACCGCGAAGCTGGGTGAGAAAGACAACGAGCTCAAGAAGTCCGACGAGCTGTTCCTGCAGAAGGACCAGACGATTAAAGACCTCCAAGCCAAAGTCGCCCAGCTCGAGGAGCAGCTGAAGAGTAAAGCCAAAACCGATGAAGAGTATCATGCTCAAATTCAGCAGACCGCCTCCATGTACACCAAGATGAATCCTTCCAAGGCCGCACCTATCATGGAAAACTTAACGTTGAAGGAGCAGGTGCTCCTGTTCAGCGAAATGAAGCCGGACGACCGGGTCAAAATATTGGAGAAGATGGATCCGAAAAAAGCGGCGGAAGCCTCTATCTATCTGAAAGACCTGACACCGGTCAAGGACCGGGAGATAGCAGCCCTTCAGGAAAGAATTCAACTGAATGACAATTCAGCGAAGGCAGGTCAGAAGCTGACGACTACGGATTTGGGTCAAACCTTCTCCAACATGACGCCGAAAAGTGCCGCAGCCGTTCTCGTGGAAATGTATGCCGTCAACCCCACCAAGGTACTGGATATTTTAACCGCAACGGACACCCAGGCACGCTCCAAGATCATGTCGGCCCTTGCCGATGCGAATAAGGACACGGCGGCTAAAATCACCAGCAAGCTGGGCTCGTAA
- a CDS encoding flagellar hook-length control protein FliK encodes MSLMLPAPVDQASNPDPENMASLLGQLGNGASAQAAAEWTSWLAQAKDLLAGMGLLPSSSGSTGEGQAAQGISQEGETVADGTPSAEEGDILSTFLKAFKKEPGSELLQQLASTLQPLVASTMSRVLNPVGGTAASSQTEQGIRLALDKAISTAADAQESRRAEGKPRSAGEKAAAVLFAQPLNEDQKESGPALPPQTKPLTKLEVLALKSGVRERMVQQLKPEGAPIPDGMVPADHDLPEFAPVTVQDFLKTVPQETFKNQPVSAQSFAREMTQLVMKSFNVNPLNGMSEASLTLTPENLGKVEVKISVHNGQVIAHFAAQSVLGKEMIESQLSQLRLNLQNQGIQVERLEVAQASSLASGMFQDQRQQQSSQQFTRKNRERTIEAELTEEDYAKEISQLMNIRQQAFGATVDTTA; translated from the coding sequence ATGAGTCTTATGCTTCCCGCACCTGTAGATCAAGCTTCTAATCCCGATCCGGAAAATATGGCATCCCTCCTCGGACAGCTAGGGAATGGGGCAAGTGCACAGGCTGCGGCCGAATGGACAAGTTGGCTGGCTCAGGCCAAAGACCTGCTAGCCGGCATGGGACTGCTCCCATCCTCCTCGGGTTCCACCGGGGAAGGACAAGCCGCACAGGGGATTTCCCAAGAGGGAGAGACTGTAGCAGATGGGACGCCTTCAGCAGAAGAAGGAGACATTCTCAGCACTTTTCTAAAGGCCTTTAAGAAGGAGCCGGGGAGCGAACTGCTTCAGCAGCTGGCCTCGACTCTGCAGCCCTTGGTGGCTTCCACCATGAGCCGGGTGTTGAACCCGGTTGGCGGGACGGCAGCAAGCAGTCAAACAGAGCAGGGGATTAGGTTGGCGCTGGACAAGGCGATTTCGACTGCTGCAGACGCTCAAGAAAGCAGAAGGGCAGAGGGCAAGCCCCGGTCCGCAGGAGAGAAGGCGGCAGCTGTTCTTTTCGCCCAGCCGCTTAATGAAGACCAGAAGGAATCCGGACCCGCTCTTCCGCCACAGACTAAACCGTTGACCAAACTGGAGGTTCTGGCTCTTAAGAGCGGAGTAAGGGAAAGAATGGTTCAGCAGCTTAAGCCGGAGGGGGCACCGATTCCGGATGGTATGGTACCGGCGGATCATGACCTGCCGGAGTTCGCACCGGTCACGGTGCAGGATTTTCTGAAGACTGTTCCTCAAGAGACCTTCAAGAACCAGCCGGTGAGCGCTCAAAGCTTTGCAAGAGAAATGACCCAGCTGGTCATGAAAAGCTTTAACGTGAATCCTCTCAACGGGATGTCGGAAGCCAGCTTGACTTTGACCCCGGAAAATCTGGGCAAGGTGGAAGTGAAGATCAGCGTCCATAACGGCCAGGTTATCGCCCATTTTGCGGCACAATCCGTTCTGGGCAAAGAGATGATCGAAAGCCAGCTTTCGCAGCTTCGCCTGAATCTCCAAAACCAAGGCATTCAGGTGGAAAGATTGGAAGTGGCTCAAGCTTCCTCGCTTGCCTCGGGAATGTTCCAGGACCAGCGCCAGCAGCAGTCCTCCCAGCAGTTTACCCGGAAAAACCGGGAGCGGACGATAGAAGCCGAGCTCACGGAGGAAGATTATGCAAAGGAAATTTCGCAGCTGATGAATATCCGGCAGCAGGCTTTCGGAGCTACCGTCGATACAACCGCCTAA
- the flgD gene encoding flagellar hook assembly protein FlgD codes for MSNVTGTNNVWPYYSKTNIDNGAAKAKSNNLGKDDFLKILITQLKNQDPSKPLEDKEFIAQMAQFTSVEQLTNMANEMKMLRQSFSLSPELIGKSVNWETMDTDGKKVTKSGIVEALSIKEGLQYAHIQGEEIPIDRLTKIWNAEGVAP; via the coding sequence ATGTCCAATGTGACGGGAACCAACAACGTTTGGCCTTATTATTCCAAAACCAATATTGACAACGGTGCGGCCAAGGCCAAAAGCAATAACCTGGGGAAAGATGACTTTCTCAAAATCTTGATTACCCAGCTCAAAAATCAGGATCCCAGCAAGCCTCTGGAGGACAAGGAATTTATCGCCCAGATGGCCCAATTCACGTCGGTGGAACAGCTCACCAACATGGCCAATGAAATGAAAATGCTGCGTCAATCCTTCAGCTTGTCTCCTGAACTAATAGGAAAATCGGTTAACTGGGAAACGATGGACACCGATGGGAAAAAGGTCACAAAATCAGGGATTGTCGAAGCGCTCTCCATTAAAGAGGGCCTCCAGTATGCGCATATACAAGGAGAAGAGATTCCTATTGACCGCCTAACCAAAATTTGGAATGCTGAAGGGGTGGCTCCATGA
- a CDS encoding TIGR02530 family flagellar biosynthesis protein has product MTGRISIGQLYPHPPKPGIQPKQTASSSGRSDNPTSFDKLLSSQMKLSHHAEVRLQQRGIQLQPEQLTKIQSAIDKAAAKGAKDSLVLMNDMALIVNVPNRTIVTALDGATMKDNVFTQIDSAIVVS; this is encoded by the coding sequence ATGACAGGACGCATCTCCATAGGTCAACTGTATCCCCACCCGCCAAAGCCGGGAATTCAGCCGAAGCAAACGGCGTCTTCCTCCGGTCGCAGCGATAACCCGACATCCTTCGACAAGCTCCTCAGCAGTCAAATGAAGCTGAGTCATCATGCGGAGGTCAGGCTGCAGCAGAGAGGAATTCAGCTTCAGCCCGAACAATTGACCAAAATTCAAAGTGCCATCGACAAGGCGGCAGCCAAAGGCGCCAAAGACTCCCTTGTCCTGATGAATGACATGGCGCTGATCGTGAACGTTCCGAACCGAACCATCGTGACGGCTCTGGACGGAGCGACGATGAAAGACAATGTTTTTACCCAAATTGACAGTGCCATTGTGGTGAGCTAA
- a CDS encoding flagellar hook-basal body complex protein, with protein sequence MLRSLYSGVSGMRGFQTKLDVIGNNIANVNTVGFKAGRVNFKDILSQTTAGVTAPNGTTQGGVNAKQIGLGSAIGSIDTIHTPGSAMTTNVATDLRIDGDGFFAVKADMANGGDPFLTRDGNFKVDANGNLVTQDGLFVLDVGGAEINLAGVTSFSIASNGDIITSVGGAAPTVQTSIGIAKVTNPSGLEKVGGNLYRTTPNADAATAGGGQLTLYNANSSADGTGAIVTGQLEMSNVDLTSEFTEMIIAQRGFQANSRIITTSDEVLQEVVGLKR encoded by the coding sequence ATGTTGAGATCTCTTTACTCCGGTGTTTCCGGTATGCGGGGCTTTCAGACCAAGCTTGACGTTATTGGTAACAACATTGCCAATGTAAACACGGTCGGCTTTAAAGCAGGCCGGGTGAATTTCAAGGATATCCTCAGCCAGACGACCGCCGGGGTTACGGCTCCGAACGGAACGACCCAAGGCGGCGTGAACGCCAAGCAGATCGGCCTCGGTTCGGCGATCGGGTCCATCGATACGATCCATACTCCCGGATCGGCCATGACGACGAATGTGGCGACCGACCTAAGAATTGACGGAGACGGTTTTTTTGCGGTAAAGGCCGATATGGCAAACGGCGGAGACCCGTTTCTGACGCGGGACGGTAACTTCAAAGTCGATGCCAATGGCAACCTGGTCACCCAGGATGGGTTGTTCGTTCTGGATGTGGGCGGAGCGGAAATCAACCTGGCGGGTGTTACTTCCTTCTCCATAGCCTCGAACGGAGATATCATCACCTCGGTTGGTGGAGCCGCACCTACGGTGCAAACGTCTATCGGGATTGCCAAAGTGACCAATCCGTCGGGTCTTGAGAAAGTGGGAGGTAACCTGTACCGTACGACCCCGAACGCCGATGCGGCTACGGCGGGCGGCGGGCAGTTGACCCTCTACAATGCAAACAGTTCGGCGGACGGCACCGGGGCGATTGTAACCGGCCAGCTGGAGATGTCCAACGTGGACCTTACCTCCGAATTTACGGAAATGATCATCGCCCAGCGTGGGTTCCAGGCAAACTCCCGGATCATCACCACCTCGGATGAAGTGCTGCAAGAGGTTGTAGGGCTTAAGCGTTAA
- a CDS encoding flagellar FlbD family protein — translation MIPVTRLNGKQIYINAILIESLEETPDTVITLTNGKKIMVLEKNQEVVSLVETYMRSIGSIQGTIKSVDSEGT, via the coding sequence ATGATACCCGTTACCCGGTTGAACGGTAAGCAAATTTACATTAACGCCATTTTGATTGAGAGTCTTGAAGAAACACCGGACACCGTCATTACCTTAACCAACGGTAAGAAGATTATGGTGCTGGAAAAGAACCAGGAAGTGGTCAGCCTGGTGGAAACCTACATGCGCTCGATCGGCTCCATTCAAGGGACTATCAAGAGTGTGGATTCGGAGGGGACTTAA
- a CDS encoding flagellar basal body-associated FliL family protein translates to MLKSRLFQIVIAMLIVITLILVTFVVLWNYLDKNNSTVPGVKAAAEEKQLTAAEVKELTVPVKEILTNLSEKNKVVKASFAFELNNKKGKTEFENLVDSRVRGVLNQTLADMTAEQIAGSKGQDNLTALLMNKINSFLHDGKITQIYITEMIVQ, encoded by the coding sequence TTGCTTAAGAGCAGATTGTTTCAAATCGTGATCGCCATGCTGATCGTCATTACCCTGATCCTGGTTACCTTCGTCGTCCTATGGAACTATTTGGACAAGAACAATAGCACGGTTCCCGGCGTTAAGGCGGCAGCGGAAGAGAAGCAGCTGACGGCTGCCGAAGTCAAGGAGCTTACGGTCCCGGTAAAAGAAATTTTGACGAATCTTTCGGAGAAGAACAAAGTGGTGAAAGCCAGCTTTGCCTTCGAGCTTAATAACAAGAAAGGCAAGACGGAGTTCGAGAATCTGGTCGATTCCAGAGTGAGAGGCGTGCTTAATCAGACGCTGGCCGACATGACCGCTGAACAGATCGCCGGAAGCAAAGGCCAGGACAACCTGACCGCTCTTCTCATGAACAAAATCAACTCCTTCCTGCACGATGGGAAGATCACCCAAATCTACATTACGGAAATGATTGTGCAGTAG
- the fliM gene encoding flagellar motor switch protein FliM, giving the protein MVDVLSQNEIDALLAALSSGEMDAEELKKEDTEKKVRVYDFKRATRFSKDHLRSLTRIHENFARFLTTYFSTQLRTFVQISVVQVEQLPYDEFIRSIPKMTILNIFEAEPLEGRMVLEVNPNVAFAMLDRLLGGMGVSPSKIHALTEIETMIMERIFSRALNSLQEAWKTVMDLTPRMEALETNPQFMQIASANDTIALISLSTKIGDTSGMINLCIPHVVIEPIMQRLSVHHMFVTHKKSKTPEESEALHARVNMAKLPIIAELGESHLSVREFLGLAPGDVISLNKPVEEGLHIKVGDKIKYMGSPGTLKGKVAIQITDIVTEEVEEHDE; this is encoded by the coding sequence TTGGTTGACGTACTCTCGCAAAATGAAATTGATGCCCTTCTCGCCGCCCTTTCCTCCGGAGAGATGGATGCGGAAGAGCTCAAAAAAGAGGACACGGAGAAGAAAGTCAGGGTTTACGATTTTAAGCGGGCTACGAGATTCTCTAAAGATCATCTGCGGAGCTTAACTAGGATACATGAAAATTTTGCGAGATTTCTCACCACCTATTTTTCGACACAGCTTCGGACGTTCGTTCAGATCAGCGTGGTTCAGGTCGAACAGCTTCCATACGATGAGTTCATCCGCTCCATCCCGAAGATGACCATCCTGAATATTTTTGAGGCGGAACCGCTTGAAGGCCGGATGGTGCTGGAGGTCAATCCGAATGTTGCCTTTGCCATGCTGGATCGTCTGCTTGGCGGAATGGGAGTGTCGCCCTCCAAAATCCATGCGCTGACGGAAATCGAAACCATGATAATGGAAAGAATCTTCAGCAGGGCGTTGAATTCCTTGCAGGAGGCGTGGAAGACGGTCATGGATCTGACGCCAAGAATGGAGGCGTTGGAAACCAACCCTCAATTCATGCAAATTGCTTCGGCTAACGATACGATTGCTCTGATTTCCCTCAGTACCAAGATTGGTGACACAAGCGGAATGATCAACCTCTGTATCCCTCATGTGGTGATCGAGCCCATCATGCAGCGCCTGTCCGTTCATCATATGTTCGTCACCCACAAGAAGAGCAAGACGCCGGAAGAAAGCGAAGCTCTGCACGCCCGGGTAAACATGGCCAAGCTGCCGATCATAGCGGAGCTGGGGGAATCGCATCTGTCCGTCCGGGAATTTCTCGGTCTTGCTCCGGGGGATGTCATTTCGCTGAACAAGCCGGTTGAAGAGGGGCTGCACATCAAAGTGGGTGACAAAATCAAGTACATGGGAAGCCCGGGGACGCTAAAAGGCAAGGTAGCCATACAGATTACGGATATTGTTACGGAAGAGGTGGAAGAGCATGACGAATAA
- the fliY gene encoding flagellar motor switch phosphatase FliY, producing MTNNKDYLSQEEIDALLRQTSDDGGAASEPGSPHVDHYLTSLEQDALGEIGNITFGSAATALSTLLGKKVEITTPQVSVISKVELKFEFPKPHVAVHVNYVDGFHGINLLVIKTNDAKVIADLMMGGDGTNTQEAELSEIHISAVQEAMNQMMGSSATSMSTIFNRLVNISPPGIDILDLAGDGGQDNLPEEDVFIKVSFRLTIGDLIDSNIMQLLPVSFAKNMVNILMGGGDADESAIPGGFEEPRMEVPAPAPQQQPPAAAKADAPEQPAAQQPVYQQPVQQPMYQPPMQQQPPGYPPQPAAYYPPDPAYGYGVQAQQGYPTPPPPASYGEAANRNVNVQPAQFSSFTPGFAGRADETNLNLLLDIPLKVTVELGRTHKVIKDILDLSQGSIIELDKLAGEPVDILVNNKLIAKGEVVVIDENFGVRVTDIINQWDRIQKLQ from the coding sequence ATGACGAATAACAAAGACTATTTGTCGCAGGAGGAGATTGACGCCCTGCTGAGGCAGACGTCGGATGACGGAGGGGCAGCTTCCGAGCCGGGTTCCCCCCATGTAGACCATTATTTAACCTCGCTCGAACAGGATGCCCTTGGCGAGATTGGGAACATTACCTTCGGAAGTGCAGCAACGGCATTGTCCACTCTACTCGGTAAAAAAGTGGAGATTACCACTCCTCAAGTGTCGGTTATTTCCAAAGTCGAATTAAAGTTCGAGTTTCCGAAGCCGCATGTGGCCGTGCACGTTAACTATGTAGACGGCTTCCACGGCATCAATCTTCTCGTCATCAAAACGAATGACGCCAAAGTTATAGCCGACCTGATGATGGGAGGAGACGGGACGAATACCCAGGAAGCCGAGCTGTCGGAGATCCACATCAGCGCCGTTCAGGAAGCCATGAATCAGATGATGGGCTCCTCGGCCACCTCCATGTCGACTATTTTTAACCGGCTGGTGAATATCTCTCCTCCCGGGATTGACATTCTGGATTTGGCTGGCGACGGAGGTCAGGACAACCTTCCGGAGGAAGATGTCTTTATTAAAGTTTCTTTCCGTCTCACGATTGGGGATTTGATTGACAGCAACATCATGCAGCTTCTTCCCGTTTCCTTTGCCAAAAACATGGTCAATATCCTGATGGGAGGCGGAGATGCAGACGAGTCCGCCATTCCCGGAGGATTCGAAGAGCCTCGTATGGAAGTACCTGCTCCAGCACCTCAGCAGCAGCCTCCGGCCGCCGCCAAAGCCGATGCTCCCGAGCAGCCCGCCGCCCAGCAGCCGGTATATCAGCAGCCTGTGCAGCAGCCTATGTATCAACCGCCCATGCAGCAACAGCCTCCGGGATATCCTCCGCAGCCGGCTGCGTATTATCCTCCGGATCCGGCTTACGGGTACGGAGTACAGGCCCAGCAGGGTTATCCGACGCCGCCTCCGCCGGCTTCTTACGGAGAAGCTGCGAACCGGAACGTGAACGTGCAGCCGGCCCAGTTCAGCAGCTTTACCCCCGGTTTCGCCGGCCGTGCCGACGAAACGAATCTCAATCTGCTGCTCGACATTCCGCTTAAGGTCACAGTAGAGCTGGGAAGAACCCACAAGGTTATTAAAGACATATTGGATCTTTCGCAAGGCTCTATTATCGAGCTGGACAAGCTGGCGGGAGAGCCGGTCGATATTCTGGTGAACAACAAATTGATCGCCAAAGGAGAGGTTGTCGTCATCGATGAGAACTTTGGCGTTCGGGTAACCGACATTATCAACCAGTGGGATCGGATTCAAAAACTACAATAG
- a CDS encoding response regulator: protein MANRILVVDDAAFMRMMIRDILTKNGYDVVGEANDGAQAIEKFKEVKPDLITMDITMPEMDGIAALKEIKKLDPNAKVIMCSAMGQQAMVIDAIQAGAKDFIVKPFQADRVIEAIKKTLG, encoded by the coding sequence ATGGCTAACCGGATTCTAGTTGTTGATGATGCAGCATTCATGAGGATGATGATCCGCGATATTCTGACGAAAAACGGATATGACGTAGTAGGAGAGGCGAATGACGGGGCGCAGGCCATCGAGAAGTTCAAGGAAGTCAAGCCGGACCTGATCACGATGGACATTACGATGCCGGAGATGGACGGGATTGCCGCCCTGAAGGAAATCAAGAAGCTGGATCCGAACGCGAAGGTCATCATGTGCTCGGCCATGGGCCAGCAGGCGATGGTTATCGACGCCATTCAAGCGGGCGCGAAAGATTTTATCGTCAAGCCCTTCCAGGCTGACCGGGTTATCGAAGCGATTAAGAAAACTTTGGGATAA
- a CDS encoding flagellar biosynthetic protein FliO, translating to MIVKVVFYLLLIIGLFYVIVKLLAQKNKSMLAGRSVKPLGGVPLGQNKSVQIVEIGRKLYVLGVGDSINLISIIEDEEEAEYIRDHMMGGRSADRSPASLMKWIQGMTTASRSREEELPTFQQVFRQKMQSLPNRKKRVEELIQEESLEERWKKHEE from the coding sequence ATGATCGTTAAGGTCGTTTTCTATCTCCTCCTTATTATCGGTTTGTTCTATGTCATAGTTAAGCTTCTCGCGCAAAAAAATAAAAGCATGCTGGCGGGACGTTCGGTAAAACCGCTGGGAGGGGTTCCGCTCGGACAAAACAAATCGGTCCAGATCGTGGAGATCGGTCGCAAGCTGTATGTTCTCGGAGTAGGGGATAGCATTAACCTGATTTCGATCATTGAGGACGAGGAAGAAGCGGAGTATATCCGGGATCATATGATGGGCGGCCGGTCGGCAGACCGGAGCCCGGCTTCCTTGATGAAATGGATCCAGGGGATGACGACAGCATCCCGCTCCCGGGAAGAGGAGCTGCCGACCTTCCAGCAGGTATTCCGGCAAAAGATGCAGTCTCTGCCGAATCGAAAAAAGAGGGTAGAGGAATTGATCCAGGAAGAAAGTCTAGAAGAACGGTGGAAAAAGCATGAAGAGTAG
- the fliP gene encoding flagellar type III secretion system pore protein FliP (The bacterial flagellar biogenesis protein FliP forms a type III secretion system (T3SS)-type pore required for flagellar assembly.), whose translation MKSRKWMLLVPALLLLSLGFLSTASAAGETGTVNPIPDINIGIGNGGAGGSSTISIILLITVLSLAPSILVLMTSFTRIVIVLGFVRTSLGTQQMPPNQVLIGLALFLTLFIMSPTLGEVNQVALQPYLKGEINQTQALEKAAGPMKQFMIKQTREQDLKLFLDYAKAAPAGVEDTPLTALIPAYAISELKTAFQMGFMIFIPFLVIDMIISSTLMAMGMMMLPPVMISLPFKILLFILVDGWYLIVKSLLLSFNT comes from the coding sequence ATGAAGAGTAGGAAATGGATGCTGCTCGTCCCCGCCCTCCTGCTTCTTTCGTTAGGATTCCTGTCCACCGCTTCGGCGGCAGGCGAAACCGGCACGGTGAATCCCATTCCGGATATTAATATCGGAATCGGGAACGGCGGGGCAGGAGGCTCCAGCACCATCTCCATCATCCTTCTGATTACGGTGCTAAGCCTGGCCCCCTCGATTCTGGTGCTTATGACGAGCTTTACCCGAATCGTGATCGTGCTGGGGTTTGTACGGACATCGCTTGGAACCCAGCAGATGCCTCCCAATCAGGTGCTGATCGGTTTGGCCTTGTTTCTGACATTGTTTATCATGTCGCCGACCTTGGGGGAAGTCAATCAAGTAGCGCTCCAGCCGTACCTTAAGGGAGAGATCAATCAGACCCAGGCATTGGAGAAGGCGGCGGGTCCGATGAAGCAGTTCATGATCAAGCAGACGCGTGAGCAGGACCTCAAGCTGTTCCTGGATTATGCCAAAGCAGCCCCGGCTGGGGTGGAAGACACGCCGCTTACGGCACTCATCCCGGCTTACGCCATAAGTGAGTTGAAGACGGCTTTTCAGATGGGCTTTATGATCTTCATTCCTTTTCTGGTGATCGACATGATCATCTCCAGCACGCTGATGGCGATGGGAATGATGATGCTTCCACCGGTCATGATTTCCCTGCCGTTCAAAATCCTGCTCTTTATTCTGGTCGATGGCTGGTACCTGATTGTTAAATCGCTCCTGCTCAGCTTTAATACTTGA